A genomic window from Populus alba chromosome 19, ASM523922v2, whole genome shotgun sequence includes:
- the LOC140955158 gene encoding uncharacterized protein, which translates to MGPEGFFNWKRWLPTSFIFNVKRAREVVRESSPLHLGRRTRIWNIVDAWNVLDHQKVRAQCDAGQLVAVTEQQKDAYKEETQQTLQAIQATLARLTTGNNQRREDERVRDDHRERIVPVREHHPNPRRQLAYEEELSDDEEYAERILRPNRQGYYNMGEQGPQSFRMKMDLPSFNGQLQIEGFLDWLAVVERFFDYMEIPEDKKVKLVAYRLMGGASAWWEQLQIIRMRQRKGMVQTWSKMRRLLRFRYLPPDYEQILFQQYQDCRQGNRAVQAYVEEFHRLSSRNNLMETDAQQVARFIGGLRLNIQDRVSMHTIYTLTEAINLATKAETQLDRTRATSVARAPTEYTHTTAQKGKFPLNPPPAMTNFTRGPSTSRAQVTTAGVVPPEAPRNPYARPTSDKCYRCGQQEHRSNQCPKRGAVHLVEQGEGIDEAERIENETEYLYGEEEITGGDDGELLSRSLVVRRLLLAPKQMDHSQRHSIFRTRCTVNKRVCDVIIDSGSSENIISRTMVTKLGLKTDKHPTPYKIGWIKLGAETTVTETCHLQFSIGKHYVDEITCDVVTMDACHMILGRPWKYDVDITYKGRDNVYIFMRGEQKVVLGPLKEDFSAAQQKTHGKPILLVDGGTFITEINGASEVFAIVAGGEIGADPTNIPKVMNQVLKPFTGHFVVVYFDDILIYSRCESDHLDHLRKVDCDASIIGVGAVLSQEGRPIAFYNEKLSEARQKWSTYELEFYAVFRALKSGQLNKVADALSRKVSLLITMRAEVKGFYCLKELYVEDKDFRNIWSRCQEGRSQEGIHIHEGYLFWGNQLCVPRSSLREQIIHKLHGSGLGGHLGRDKTVALAEERYYWPQLKRDVGNHVKRCPTCQAAKGQAQNTSLYLPLPIPAAPWEDLSMDFILGLPRTQRGADSVFVVVDRYSKMAHFIACKKTSDAVHVANLFFKEVVRLHGVPKSITSDRDTKFLSHFWRTLWRRFDTTLNFSSTNHPQTDGQTEVVNRTLSNLIRCLSGEKPKQWDLTLAQAEFAYNSMQNKSTGKTPFQVVYCQPPSHALDLVPLPKLPGMSIAAEHMADRVKAIQEEVRQKLEESNAKYKAAADRKRRLKVFTEGDLVMVYLRKGRLPVRTFNKLSDKKYGPYQILQKINDNAYRVDLPADMAISSTFNVADLFEYHPPDESPFNSTNSRASSFQAEETDAGQLVAVTEQQKDAYKEVAMD; encoded by the exons ATGGGACCTGAAG gttttttcaattggaaacGGTGGCTGCCGACATCTTTCATTTTCAATGTGAAACGTGCTAGGGAGGTCGTCCGTGAATCGTCTCCCTTGCATCTTGGAAGAAGGACCAGAATTTGGAATATAGTCGATGCATGGAATGTACTTGACCACCAGAAGGTAAGAGCTCAATGTGATGCAGGACAATTGGTTGCTGTTACGGAACAACAAAAGGATGCATACAAAGAG GAAACTCAGCAAACCTTACAAGCAATACAAGCAACCCTTGCTAGGTTAACAACTGGAAATAATCAGCGGCGTGAGGATGAAAGGGTTCGCGATGATCACAGGGAACGGATTGTCCCTGTCCGTGAACACCATCCAAATCCACGTAGGCAGCTAGCCTATGAGGAAGAACTCAGTGATGATGAAGAATATGCCGAACGCATATTAAGACCCAATCGGCAAGGCTATTACAATATGGGAGAACAAGGACCCCAGTCTTTTCGTATGAAAATGGACCTACCCAGCTTTAATGGCCAGCTGCAGATTGAAGGATTTCTCGACTGGTTAGCAGTAGTGGAGAGATTCTTTGATTACATGGAGATCCCTGAAGACAAGAAGGTTAAGCTGGTCGCTTACAGATTAATGGGAGGAGCCTCCGCTTGGTGGGAACAATTGCAGATCATACGGATGAGGCAGAGAAAAGGGATGGTTCAAACCTGGTCCAAGATGAGACGACTGCTACGTTTCAGATACTTGCCACCAGATTATGAGCAGATATTGTTTCAGCAGTATCAGGATTGCAGACAAGGGAACCGGGCAGTTCAAGCATATGTGGAGGAATTTCACAGACTATCTTCTCGTAACAACTTGATGGAGACGGACGCACAACAAGTCGCCAGGTTCATTGGAGGATTGCGTTTAAATATTCAAGATCGAGTTTCCATGCACACCATTTATACCCTAACAGAAGCTATTAATTTAGCTACAAAAGCAGAAACGCAATTGGACAGGACCAGAGCAACCAGTGTAGCAAGGGCCCCGACTGAATATACTCATACCACAGCACAGAAAGGAAAATTCCCACTGAATCCTCCACCCGCCATGACGAACTTCACAAGAGGACCAAGCACCAGCAGGGCACAGGTGACGACCGCAGGAGTAGTCCCTCCAGAAGCACCAAGAAATCCATATGCCAGACCAACTTCAGATAAGTGCTACAGATGTGGACAACAAGAGCATCGTTCTAATCAATGTCCAAAACGGGGGGCAGTACATCTGGTTGAGCAAGGGGAAGGAATAGACGAAGCAGAAAGGATAGAGAACGAGACTGAGTACCTCtatggagaagaagaaattacagGAGGAGATGATGGAGAATTACTCTCACGTTCTCTAGTAGTTAGAAGACTTCTACTAGCACCAAAACAGATGGATCACTCGCAGCGTCACAGCATATTTCGAACCCGGTGTACTGTAAACAAAAGAGTATGTGACGTTATTATTGACAGTGGCAGCAGCGAAAATATCATCTCCAGAACCATGGTGACGAAGCTAGGCTTGAAGACAGACAAACATCCCACACCTTACAAGATTGGCTGGATTAAGCTTGGAGCAGAAACAACGGTTACTGAAACTTGTCACCTTCAATTCTCTATTGGGAAACATTACGTGGATGAGATTACTTGTGATGTTGTCACAATGGATGCATGTCATATGATCCTAGGCAGACCGTGGAAATATGATGTGGACATTACCTACAAAGGCAGGGACAATGTGTATATATTCATGAGGGGAGAGCAGAAGGTGGTATTAGGTCCTCTAAAGGAAGATTTTTCTGCAGCACAACAGAAGACACACGGTAAGCCTATACTCCTAGTTGATGGGGGAACATTTATAACAGAAATCAACGGGGCCAGTGAAGTTTTTGCTATAGTAGCGGGTGGTGAAATTGGAGCTGATCCTACCAACATTCCAAAG GTAATGAATCAGGTACTCAAGCCATTTACTGGTCACTTCGTTGTAGTATACTTCGATGACATATTGATTTACAGTCGGTGTGAATCTGATCACCTGGATCACTTGCGAAAG GTAGATTGCGATGCTTCGATCATTGGCGTGGGTGCTGTTCTATCTCAAGAAGGAAGACCCATTGCATTCTATAATGAGAAACTTAGTGAGGCTCGCCAAAAGTGGTCCACCTACGAACTTGAGTTTTATGCTGTATTCCGAGCCTTGAAA TCAGGGCAGCTGAACAAAGTGGCTGATGCATTAAGCCGGAAAGTGTCCCTGCTCATCACTATGCGGGCTGAAGTCAAAGGTTTCTACTGCCTTAAAGAATTATATGTAGAAGATAAGGATTTCAGAAATATCTGGAGCAGGTGTCAGGAGGGGCGATCTCAGGAGGGAATACATATTCACGAGGGCTACTTATTTTGGGGCAACCAATTATGTGTTCCCAGAAGCTCATTGAGGGAACAAATAATCCATAAGCTACACGGGAGTGGCTTGGGAGGCCACCTAGGACGAGATAAAACTGTGGCTCTTGCAGAGGAACGATACTACTGGCCCCAACTGAAGCGCGACGTTGGCAACCATGTCAAGCGATGTCCAACATGCCAAGCAGCTAAGGGCCAAGCACAGAATACAAGTCTCTACCTGCCCTTACCTATACCAGCAGCTCCTTGGGAGGACCTGTCAATGGATTTCATCCTAGGACTTCCACGAACACAGCGGGGTGCCGACTCAGTCTTTGTGGTGGTGGATAGGTATTCCAAAATGGCCCACTTTATTGCTTGCAAGAAAACTTCTGATGCCGTGCATGTGGCCAACTTATTCTTCAAAGAAGTTGTTCGTCTACATGGGGTCCCTAAATCTATCACCTCAGACAGGGACACTAAATTTCTTAGCCATTTTTGGAGAACATTGTGGCGGCGGTTTGACACAACACTTAACTTCAGTAGCACCAACCACCCGCAAACCGATGGACAAACAGAGGTTGTGAACCGCACTCTAAGTAACTTGATCCGCTGCCTATCTGGAGAGAAGCCTAAACAATGGGACCTCACATTGGCTCAAGCCGAATTTGCCTACAATAGTATGCAGAACAAGTCCACTGGGAAGACACCATTTCAGGTGGTCTACTGTCAGCCCCCAAGTCATGCATTAGACTTAGTACCACTACCAAAGCTTCCAGGAATGAGTATTGCAGCAGAACATATGGCTGATCGGGTTAAAGCCATTCAAGAAGAGGTGCGTCAGAAACTGGAAGAGTCCAATGCCAAATACAAAGCAGCTGCAGACCGGAAACGACGACTTAAAGTATTCACGGAAGGAGACCTGGTAATGGTATATCTACGCAAAGGCCGGTTGCCAGTGAGAACATTTAACAAATTAAGCGACAAGAAGTATGGCCCCTATCAGATCCTACAGAAAATAAATGACAATGCATATCGAGTAGACCTTCCTGCAGATATGGCAATATCTTCTACATTCAATGTTGCTGACTTGTTCGAGTATCATCCACCTGATGAGTCACCCTTCAACTCAACTAACTCGAGGGCGAGTTCTTTTCAAGCAGAGGAGACTGATGCAGGACAATTGGTTGCTGTTACGGAACAACAAAAGGATGCATACAAAGAGGTTGCGATGGACTGA
- the LOC118051971 gene encoding disease resistance protein Roq1-like encodes MAEPESSRSIPEWHYDVFLSFRGEDTRKAFTDHLYFALDQARIHTFRDDDELPREEEVSEHLLKAIRESKICIVVFSKGYASSRWCLNELVEILKCKKKTGQIVIPIFYDIDPSDVRKQTGSFAEAFDKHEERFEQKLVKEWRKALEDAGNLSGWSLNDMANGHEAKFIKGIIKDVLNKLSREYLYVPEHLVGMDLAHDIFDFLSTATDEVCIVGIHGMPGIGKTALAKVVFNQLCNGFEGSCFLSDINERSKQVNDLVPLQKQLLHDILKQDVANFDCADIGKVLIKERLCRKRVLVVADDVARQDQLNALIEERSWFGPGSRVIITTRDSNLLREANQTYQIEELKPDESLQLFSRHAFKDTKPAKDYNELSKKAVGYCGGLPLALEVIGALLYRTNRGRWESEIDKLSRIPNQDIQGKLLISYHALDDELQRAFLDIACFFIGIEKEYVAKVLGARCSSNPEVVLETLRERSMIEVLGETVTMHDLLRDMGREVVCESSPLLVGKRTRIWNQEDAWNVLDHQKGTDVVEGLALDVRESEAKSLSTSSFAKMKCLNLLQINGVQLIGSFKLLSKELMWICWHECPLKYFPSDFTLDNLVVLDMQYSNLKELWKGKKILDKLKILNLSHSQHLIKTPDLHSSSLEKLILKGCSSLVEVHQSIENLTSIVFLNLEGCWSLKILPESIGNIKSLETLNISGCSQLEKLPERMGDMESLTELLADGIENEQFLSSMMEVYGL; translated from the exons ATGGCAGAGCCAGAGTCTTCTCGTTCTATACCAGAATGGCACTATGATgtcttcttgagttttagaggagaAGATACTCGCAAGGCGTTTACTGATCATCTATATTTTGCCTTAGATCAAGCAAGAATCCATACTTttcgagatgatgatgaacttcCTAGAGAAGAAGAAGTTTCCGAGCATCTTCTCAAGGCAATTCGAGAATCAAAGATATGCATAGTTGTCTTCTCAAAAGGATATGCTTCTTCTAGATGGTGTCTCAATGAACTTGTAGAGATTCTGAAGTGCAAAAAGAAAACCGGTCAGATTGTTATTCCTATATTCTATGACATTGATCCTTCAGATGTGAGAAAACAGACTGGCAGTTTTGCAGAGGCATTTGATAAGCATGAAGAGCGTTTTGAACAGAAGTTGGTGAAGGAGTGGAGAAAAGCTCTTGAGGATGCCGGAAACCTATCTGGATGGAGTCTCAATGATATGGCAAATGG GCATGaagcaaaatttatcaaagGGATTATCAAGGATGTGTTGAATAAATTAAGTCGCGAGTACTTATATGTTCCTGAGCACCTGGTAGGTATGGATCTTGCTCACGATATTTTTGACTTTCTAAGTACTGCAACAGATGAAGTATGCATTGTGGGCATACATGGGATGCCAGGAATAGGAAAGACAGCTCTAgcaaaagttgtatttaatcaACTCTGCAATGGATTCGAGGGAAGCTGTTTTCTTTCGGATATCAATGAAAGGTCAAAACAAGTTAATGATCTTGTTCCTTTACAAAAGCAActtcttcatgatattttaaaacagGATGTTGCAAATTTCGATTGTGCTGATATAGGAAAGGTTCTGATCAAAGAGCGACTTTGTCGcaaaagagttcttgttgttgctgatgATGTGGCTCGTCAGGACCAGCTAAATGCTTTGATAGAAGAGCGAAGTTGGTTTGGTCCCGGAAGTAGAGTAATTATTACAACAAGAGATTCAAATCTTCTTCGTGAAGCAAATCAAACATATCAGATCGAAGAATTGAAGCCAGATGAGTCCCTTCAGCTTTTCAGCAGGCATGCCTTTAAGGACACCAAGCCAGCAAAAGATTATAATGAGCTTTCGAAGAAAGCCGTTGGTTACTGTGGAGGACTTCCTTTAGCTCTTGAGGTTATAGGAGCTCTTCTGTACAGGACAAACAGAGGTAGATGGGAAAGTGAAATTGACAAATTGAGCAGAATTCCAAACCAAGATATTCAAGGAAAGCTTCTAATAAGTTATCACGCACTTGACGATGAACTACAAAGAGCATTCCTTGATATTGCATGCTTCTTTATCGgtatagagaaagaatacgTCGCAAAAGTGCTAGGAGCCCGTTGCAGTTCCAATCCAGAAGTTGTTTTGGAAACTCTCCGTGAAAGGTCTATGATTGAAGTATTGGGAGAGACGGTAACCATGCATGATCTATTACGAGACATGGGAAGGGAGGTCGTTTGTGAATCGTCTCCCTTGCTTGTTGGAAAAAGGACCAGAATTTGGAATCAAGAGGATGCATGGAATGTACTTGACCACCAGAAG ggtacgGATGTTGTAGAGGGTCTTGCACTGGATGTCAGAGAATCAGAAGCTAAATCACTGAGCACAAGTTCATTTGCAAAAATGAAATGCTTAAATTTACTCCAAATCAATGGAGTACAACTCATCGGATCCTTCAAACTGCTTTCTAAAGAGTTGATGTGGATTTGTTGGCATGAATGTCCTTTGAAATATTTTCCATCTGATTTTACCTTGGACAATCTAGTTGTTCTTGATATGCAGTACAGTAACCTCAAAGAACtatggaaaggaaaaaag ATTCTCGACAAGCTTAAAATCCTTAATCTCAGTCATTCTCAGCACCTTATTAAAACACCAGACTTGCACAGTTCAAGTCTTGAGAAACTAATTCTGAAAGGTTGCTCGAGTTTAGTTGAGGTGCATCAATCAATTGAAAATTTGACGAGCATCGTTTTCTTGAATCTGGAGGGATGTTGGAGTCTGAAGATTCTTCCTGAAAGCATTGGCAATATAAAGTCTCTTGAAACTCTGAATATTTCTGGGTGTTCACAACTTGAGAAATTGCCAGAACGCATGGGTGATATGGAATCCTTAACTGAGTTGCTAGCCGATGggattgaaaatgagcaatttcTCTCTTCAATGATGGAAGTATATGGCTTATGA